The nucleotide sequence CACGtcgtaataaaataaatttagctAAATGCCACACGTGTTTATCAGAAGTGCATCAGAGGTAGTATTTTATtctagatttatttattttatactgcGAGGCAAAAATGACATTATATAATTCGTGGAAGTGTAAAATTGAGCGTGAGCAGCTGTTTTTAGTACAACAAGAAATGACAGTGATTGCtgcaacaaacaaacaaaaggtaAATGGAAATTTTACTGTTAATTTCAAATTGCAATATATGAAATTGAATCAATTAACTGGCAGAAGTGTTTGGGTTGATGAGATGTTTAAAGAAAGAGACACTAAATCGGAATTCATACTTGTTGATGAATTGCTGAGCAGAAGTGATGAGGAAAAATTCCGGCAGTATGCCAGAATGACTCCAGACCAGTTCTATTATTTATTGCAACAATTAACTCCAGTGATCCAAAAACAACACACAAATTTCCGAAAGCCCATTAGTCCAAAGCAGAGATTAATCTTAACCCTGAGGTATAAGTTAATGTGTTGACTTTAATGTAATTAATTGCAATCATAGCAATTATACTTTTAAGATTTTTGGCAACAATGTAATTAATTGCAATCATAGCAATTATACTTTTAAGATTTTTGGCAACTGGATCttcacaaaaacaactttCTTATTCATTTCGAGTGGGACATACAACTGTTGGATTGATTTTAAAGGAAACATGTTCTGCTATTTGGAATGTGCTTGGACCAAAGTATGTTAAACCACCAACTTCAGAAGATTGGATAAAGATTGCTGAGGACTTTGAACAAATATGGAACTTTCCCAACTGTCTCGGTGCTTTGGATGGCAAACACATTAGAATAAAGAGCCCACCAAACAGTGGTTCCGAGTTCTACAATTATAAAGGATATTTTTCAATATCCTTTTGGCATTATGTGATGCTCATTACAGATTTATACTGGTCGATATTGGAGATTCTGGACGTCACAGCGATGGGGGTGTATTTCTAAACTCAGAAATGGGGAAAAGATTTGACAAGAGTATGCTTGGTGTTCCTTTTCCGactaaagttaaaaaattcttcttttatttgtccatatgttgttgttggggATGATGCCTTTCCTCTCAAGAAGTACCTCATGAAACCATATCCAGGGAAGTTCTTGCCcacaacaaaaaacatgtttaactaTAGATTGAGTCGGGCACGCAGGGTCGTTGAAAATGCTTTTGGAATTTTAGCTGTTCGCTGgcaaatttattataacatgctCAATTGCAGCCCTAATCTTGCAGAAAACGTTGTACAAGCAAGTGTAGTTTTGCATAATTTTCTGCAAAGTTCAACAGTTGCAAAACACAACTATGGAGATGTGGGTCTAAATTCTGGTGATTGTGTCGAAGGTTCTTGGAGGCAAACCGTTCCAAACCTTATAAATTTTCATAGAATTAGGGATATTGGCTCCAATTATTATGGCAATGATGCAAGATTCATTAGGGAtgaattatgtaaatattttaatacatctGGTGCTGTGCCATGGCAATGGACAATTGGTCAACATAATTGAAGtgtctttaatttttatggcAATGATGCAAGATTCATTAGGGAtgaattatgtaaatattttaa is from Ciona intestinalis unplaced genomic scaffold, KH HT000289.1, whole genome shotgun sequence and encodes:
- the LOC104265542 gene encoding uncharacterized protein LOC104265542 yields the protein MFKERDTKSEFILVDELLSRSDEEKFRQYARMTPDQFYYLLQQLTPVIQKQHTNFRKPISPKQRLILTLRFLATGSSQKQLSYSFRVGHTTVGLILKETCSAIWNVLGPKYVKPPTSEDWIKIAEDFEQIWNFPNCLGALDGKHIRIKSPPNSGSEFYNYKGYFSISFWHYVMLITDLYWSILEILDVTAMGVYF